CAGCTGAGGAAGTGAAGCTGCTGCTGGCGGCGATCCGGAGGAATATTGCCGATGCCCGGGTGACGGCAATCAGTGATGAAACCCGTTTCGATGCGGCCTGATCTTCTTTGGCCAGGTCTGCTGATTCGGAGTGCCGACTCGTCCTGCTGGACCGAATTGTTGACAGGTTGGGTTGAGGAACGTATGGTGGAATGAATTGTTTTGGGGACTGTCCCTCCGTGGACTGTCCCCGGTTCTGCAGTGGGGGGATGCAATGAACCGGTTCTGTTTCACCCGTAAAGATAATCATCAATCAAACCGCCCGATCGGTCATGTGCCGATGGGCGGTTTTTTGTTTAGAGATGCAGGTGGAAAGTAGCCTGTCCCCTTTTTCCTTTCCCGGAATTATCTAGCCCCTATTTCTGTTGTCATAATACTAATTAAATACTTTATCAATCGAACGGCTCGCGAGTTCCTTTTTGCGACGTTCAATTGCATTACGCTGTTGCTGAATATTTTTATAACGGTCCTGATCGAGAATAACTTCTGGCACGGAAAGTGAGCCCCCGTCATAGACTCCGGTGAACCCGTCAGGCTTCTTGCCGTTGGTGAGCTGGTCTATCTGGCCCATTAATCTCGGGAAGTCTTCCTCCCCTTCGCAATGCATCCGATTGCCTGATTCACTACATTTCGGAACCAGTGTGTAGGCAAGGGTCAGGTTCTTGTAGCTTATTTTATATGTCGGAACTGCTGGCCCTACTTTAATACTGCTCCCCATTTTATAACTGCTATAAAGAACCATTTTTAGCTTGGCTTTTTCTGCACCGGAAATGTTCCAATTGACCGGGCCGTAGGAGGCTAGAAACAATATGACCGGAGTCTTCGATTCTTTCAGGCTCAATTGGATTTGGTGATCCATCTCGTCGCTGTCATAGACGGAGGCAACCCAGTATTTTGTTTTTTCCTGGCGATTCACATTCTCTATCGCCACCATTGCTTCGGGTTTCGTGGACATCGGCACGACGGGAAGGATGTTGACCAGCAGATCGGTTGTGTGCCAGTTGTTAGCATACTCAACTTCTATCGTATGTAGACCTTTTGTAAATTTAAAATGGATGTTTCTTTTTGTTTTGCTGCCGAAAACCTCCTGACCATCAATATATATTCTCGTCTCGGCGTGACTCTGTGCAACGGATATTTCTCTTTCCACTTCATCCTTGAATTCAAAATTTCCGACCCAGTAGGCTCCAAAATCCTTGGATGGGATGCCATGCAGCTGATCATGGATGTAGTTGACGCTGGCTGATTCCTGATACGCCGAGGCAACAACCATTTTGGGATCCGTGGTGTTGATATAGAAAACCTTGAACATGTTGACCGGAGCCATTGCTGACGGATTAAGCTGTTGCCCTAGCTTGGATGCAACGGCGATAGTCGGCTTTTCGGGAATATTTTTTTTGACCTTTTTTTCTGAGTTATTTCCAGGGCCTTTTGTCGCAGATGGTGGCGCTGACTCATTGACAAAATTCGAGTAATTAAAAGCCGCATAACTCCCGATAAGAACAAGAAGGAGTCCGACGAATAGAAACAATCTTTTATTTCGATGGGTGTTATTGCGAGCGGATTTATCCAAGTGTTCTGGCGGCAGATTGTTATCCTTCCGCTTATTGATCTTGGCTTCAGTTGAACCTGGTTCGAATATAAAGCCGAGATTGCATGACGGGCATTTAACTTTGACGGCTTTTTCGGGTAATCGCTCAGCAGGATATTTTTTGCTGAACTGACAGTTTGGACAGACAATAGAGAACATTCTTCCCCCCCCTAGAATAAAGAATACAAAATTTCAGCCAGATAAATCGACAAGTGAATATGATTGAATACTATGCGATAAGATAATTCACACGTCAACTTTAATTCTGGGGGTATAATCCCTATACGTACAAACTCGGGATCGAATCCTATTTTTGATTTTTCCCTTCGTTGATCCTCTTGCCTGCACTATTTCGGTTCTAACCACTCTGGTGTAGAATCCCGGGCATGACCGACCTGCGCAAGATCATCCATATCGACATGGACGCCTTTTACGCCGCCATCGAGCAGCGCGACAATCCGAAGCTGCGAAAGTAAGTTCGGGGACACATAAAGTACGTGTCCCCGAATTGATTCTACCCTGTTGGATGTTGAGATCCGACCCCGGGTGAGTTCTGTTGACAGGTCGGGTTGAGAAACGTATGGTGAGCCGTGTTGTTTTTTGATCGAGACGGTCCCTTGGTGGGCTGTTCCCGGTTCTGGGGAGGGGGATGCAATGAACAGGTTCTGTTTCACCCGTAAAAACTAATCGTAAATCAAACCGTCCGAACGGTCATGTGCCGAAGGGCGGTTTTTTATTTTTTAAATTTTCACGTGGTTGCAGGATTTTGTCATCTTGAAGTCACAAATTGTGACCTCAAGTTTAGGGAATTGTTTTGTTCGGAGGGGGATGATGTCAATCGATTTGATACGGATAGAGCGTTCGATCCGCCTGATTCGTGGCGACAAGGTGCTTCTCGATGAAGACCTGGCGGAACTTTATGGAGTTTCCGTCAAAAGACTGAATGAACAGGTCAAAAGGAACCTTGACCGGTTCCCGGCCGATTTCATGTTTCAGCTGACAAATCAGGAGTTTAAAGACTTGAAGTCGCAATTTGCGACCTCAAATCAGTGGGGCGGGCGCCGCACACCGCCGTATGCGTTTAGTGAGCAGGGCGTTGCCATGCTCTCCAGCGTGCTCAACAGTCCGCGGGCGGTGCAGGTCAATATCGAGATCATGCGAACGTTTGTCCGCTTGCGGAAAATCCTGGCCTCGCATGCCGATCTCGCTGAAAAGTTAGAGGGATTGGAGCAGAAGTACGACGAACAGTTCCGGGTGGTGTTCGAGGCCATCCGCCAGTTAATGAGTCCGGACGTTGCTGAAAAAGAATCGATCGGGTTCAAGGTGAAGGAAGGGGAGGCGGCTTATTCGTAGGTTGAAGCAGTCACGAATTCACTTTTGCAGTTACAAAAGAAGCCTGTTCCCTTTTTGTGTTCTTCAAGCGGAAATATAGCTGTTGATTCTGGTCTGAGCAGCCTGGGTCCAAGCTCTGATGTTTTCAGGGAGCTTATTGGTATCATCTTCAATACAACACTCAACTAAGCGGCATCGATCAAAAAGCAGACCAGCTTCAGCACAATTGCTAGCCCATTCGATTTCATCTACTGATTCAGCTATACAATATGCGCGCAAGGGGGGGATTAGAAAGTCATGAGAAATCCACTTTTTTGCAAAGACTTCCGGGCGAAGTTCAGAAATATGAGACTTCCAGTTCGTTCCGGTTTTTGATTGGGCAAAGACGATTAATTGACCGCCTCTCCCATCAGTAAAAGGTATTGTGCCAATAACATCTAGTTTGTCATCTTGAGCATGGATAGGAGCTTCTGTTCCGTTAATATTTCTGAATCGACCTTTCTCTTTTAGCATTACCATTAATTCGTCAACACGTTCTGAAAATCTACCGGCATTATCGGATGTCCCAAAAACCATGACAGTTGATTTTACGGCACCGAGGTATTGCTTGAGAGCATGTGCGCTTAAAAACTCCATTTCTAGCGCACCGTCAATATCCTCAAGATTATGGTCTTTATTCATATTTAATCTAGTAGCAGCTAACAGATATAAATATGCAGTTTGTTGCGGGTTGTCCCAAACATTGGGCTTTAAGTGAAGAACAGTGCCTGCTGTTCCATTAATTTCAAATGGATAAGCTTCGTTGCAAATTTCTTCTCTCTTAGCGAGCTCAGCAAAGACATCTTCCAGGTATTCCTGGTGCTCGTCTTCTTGGTCTTCACACCCTTGGTAGCTATCATCTTCGTTTAGAATCTGGTCATCAACTAACCCAAGGTAGTTAACTACTCGTTGCGCAGATGCTGACCGTTCTACCCAAGCGAGAATCTCTACGAAATCAGCGAGTTCAGTGACGGAGGCTTTAGGGCTAGGCTTTTTAGGGAGTTTGAACAAAACCTTACTCCTCTGTAAGCCGCTCTTTTTTTTCAGGAGTACGCATCTGCTCCATCTCTGAATATATTGAGTCAGCTGTAGTTGCTACTGTCCCAGCGACTCTGAGTAAACTCTCGGATTTGTCATATCCAGTCGCTAAATGAGATTTTGCTCGTAACAATTCTCGTTTGGCTCTTAGTAGTGCTTCCTCAAAAATGATCAGAGACGTTCTTGTAAACTCAAAGGCTTCGCCAATCTCTGCACCGTCTCTTAAGACCGCAGTAGCTTCACGACTCAAAAGAATCTCATTGAGTTGTCTAAGGTGTGGGTTTTGGGATTTGACAACAGGCGGTTTCTTTTCTCTTTTGTCACCATATAGCCATGAGCAAAGTTCTTTCAAATTGCCCAGTCTATCTTCGGGAACGGGAGATTCACTTTCCTCGTCTTCATCCTTTAGAGATAAAAAATCTCTGAATCCTTGATATTGAATGCCTGTGTAGAGATGTGAAAAAGAAAGATGTTTATTATATCTATTCTCTAAATCATAGGTGTCAGTTCGCTCTGCCTGCTCGAGAACCATAAGTCCTCTGTAGAGTTTTTTTACAGTGCCAAAGCCATCGCCAATTTGTTTGGCGATATCCGCAAGTGCAACTCCATATTGACTGTGGACATAACCAATATATTTAGCTTTTGCATAACTCGACCATTTTGCGGCCCCATTTACATGCTTAAAGCCCAAGAATCTCCAAGATTCTTCTCTGGGCGAAATGAGAGTTGGAAGTGCTTCTAATGCGCTTCTGGCCTCGTCGGATACGGGTTCAACGTCCCATTCATTTTGCTCAGCAATCGAAGGGTCTAGCAAAATACGTACAGCTGCAAGGCGACGGTTACCTTCGATAACAATATTTTTACCTTCTTCTTCCGTAACGATGAGAGCTTCATGAGGAAAAAAGCCACTTGCAGAGATCGATTGAGTAAGCTCACGTACGTCCATTGCATCCCAAAGAATCTGTAGGATTTCTTCCTCACTAGTTTCTTGGGTAATGCCATATTCAGCTAAGCGGGGATTGTGATGGTCAAAATGTAAGTCATTTGTCTGTATATATGTTACATCACGAGAGTCAGTTGCCATATGTCCCTCCGTTGCTTACTTGCCTGGCAGAGTACTCTTTTTCATGGGCCCTCAATGCTACGGGCAAATCTATAGTGCTTGGTGTAATAAGAAGTTCTTCTGCAGAGCGTTTAATTTGTAAGGAGTAGCGAATCGGTAGTTTTTGCACCGTGCAGGTTTTGCTGTACAGATTACGAATCAAATCACAATCGTCATAAGACATCATCCAGGGAAGAGTCTTTTGACTTGTCATGTATTTAGCTAGATCAGCATGGTTCTTTGCTTCATACACATTTAAATAAAGTTTGCGAGCTTTAACAACATACGGTGGGTCTAGATAAACAAATACTTTATCTCTGCCTCTTCCTCGGGGCAGTGTTGTTTTTAAAAAATCTATAGCAT
Above is a genomic segment from Desulfuromonas sp. containing:
- a CDS encoding DNA-binding protein translates to AEEVKLLLAAIRRNIADARVTAISDETRFDAA
- a CDS encoding DNA-binding protein codes for the protein MSIDLIRIERSIRLIRGDKVLLDEDLAELYGVSVKRLNEQVKRNLDRFPADFMFQLTNQEFKDLKSQFATSNQWGGRRTPPYAFSEQGVAMLSSVLNSPRAVQVNIEIMRTFVRLRKILASHADLAEKLEGLEQKYDEQFRVVFEAIRQLMSPDVAEKESIGFKVKEGEAAYS